The Terriglobus roseus sequence CGCCAACCTTCCCGGATGGGCCAACCAGGCTGTTGGTGGATGGAAGTTAAACTTCATAGGTTTCATTCAAAGCGGATACGCGCTGGGCATTACGCAAACAGGTGGTGCGGCGTACTCAGGCGGTCGGCCAAGCTTCGTCCCTGGTATCAATCCGCTGACATCGGGTGGCATTCACCAGAGACTCGGCGGCGGAGCAGCCTTGGGACAGACGCAGGGCTTCTTCAATCCGGCCGCATTCCGACTGTCGCAGGCATTTGAACTCGGCAACGTGCCGCGCTCCTCCGGCCTGATGCGCGGACCACGCGGCTTCCAGGACGACATCTCGGCGATCAAGGATTTCCCAATCCACGATACGGTTGCACTGCAGTTCCGGCTGGAAGCCTTCAATCTACTGAACCGCGTGCAGTTTGGTCTGCCAAACCAGCAATTCAACTCCGCGACATTCGGACAGATTACTTCCCAGTACAACTTGCCTCGTAACGTGCAGGTTGCACTGAAACTGAACTTTTAGAGAGGTCGCTAAAGACCGTGCAAAACCGAGCGGGCTAGACCTGCTCGCGTTTTCACATGTGAGAGAGTAGCCCGTTGATTCAGGGAGTCCGCGTGCATCCGCGTTAGAGAACATTTTCTTACGAACGAAAAAACACCCTGCGCACCGCATCAAGATAAGCTGCGCCGTTTTGCGTGTCCGGCTCAAGATAGCTGCCTTCGGTCCATTCGTTCCACGAATTGAGCGTGATCAACCGCTTCCCTTCAGGCAGCTTCGACATTGCAAACTCCTTTGCAGAACGCAACGACTCCTCAAAGTCCCGCGGCGTATTGTTAACGACCACCGACGTGAATGGATACCCGCTCACGCGAAAGTTGTCCGTCTGGCATGTGCGTGGCGATGCATCCCAGCCCACCGTGACGTTCGGGAAGTATGGGCAGCCCAACTCCGCCGCGGCGTGATCTCGGTACCTTTCGTACTGCTGCCGCACGTCCGCATACTCTGTCGTCAACTTACTCGCAAGCTGTGCATGATGAATCCACACGTAGGACGTTGTGCTGTCCACATGCAACTGTTTCAGCAATTCGGGCAGGTTCTTCACGTCCGCTTCGCCGGGCAATAGCTTCACGCCCCACGTCACTGCATTTATGTGGACACCCTGGAAGCCTGCCGCTATCGCCTTCTGCCGTAGCACATCCAGCGAGGCTGCCGCCTGCGACACGCCTCCCATCCCCTGGACGAAACGAAACATCTCATAGAGTGAGAAGTAAGGTTTGCCGCCGATCTTCAAATATGAAGGGTGCCGGAACAACTCCACCACTCGATCACACATTGCATCGAATGCTTTCCGCGACACGCCACCGTGATACTGCACATCTCCAGAGCTATCCAGCTTCGCAGGATGCAGATCGATCCAATCATGGTTCGCCCACATCAGTGCAAACTTCACATCCTGAGCGTTCTCTGCTTTCAGGTACCCTTCGTCCAGCGCTCGGTTGAGAAACGGCCCGTCCTCATACCAATACCAATCGAAGATCAGCGCATCCACACCGTGATCCTTCGCCGCAGCAATCTTCTTCTTGAAGACCTCCGGCGCCGCCTCGTCGCCGTAACCCCACACTGGCACCTTCGGTTGATGGTGCCCCGGAAACTTCGGCTGTGCCGCCTTCACCAGGTTCCATTCCGTCCATCCCGCGCCGTGTGCCTTCTCATTTCGTGGATCGACATGAAAGTTGCCAAAGTAATACGCTGCAACGACGATGTCATCGTCTGGCCTCGGCGCCAGTCCTGAAGCGCTCCCTGCGTTCAGCAATACCGCACCGGCTCCGACGATAAAATCACGGCGATCCATAGTTCTCCTGACTTCGTTCTCAACTTTCTCCGGAGCACCCTTGGCCCGTGAATCCGTTGCTGCGATTCCTACAAAACCAATGACCTCCGACCGGGCGGCAACCAGAGGCTGCGAGACGGACGTCGGCGTGACAGAGCGAATGCCATTCCATCCTCGTCTCGCCGCCGCACGTGCTGTCAATGTCCAGCAGGAACGGTGCAGGTGCGGTGCGGTATCATTGCTCCTCTAAGAAGGCTTCCGCGTCTTGTGGTCGCGCGAATGCGTCGTTCCAGGGACGGGAACTTGAGGTGTGCAATGCTTGCCGTAAATGAACTGGACACCACCGGCGAGCAGTCACTCGAAACGCAGGAGCGCATCGCCCAGGCTCTCGATCACATCTTGCGCAGTCCCAGATTCAAAGACAGCCAGCAGCTCCAGAGCCTCCTCCGCTACGTTGTCGACGAATCCGTTAAGGGCAATGAAGACGGGTTGAAAGAGCGCATAATCGGCATCTACGTCTTCGGCCGGCGCCCCGACTATGACACCACCGGCGATCCGATCGTTCGCTCCCGCATGGGCCTTCTTCGCAAACGACTCGC is a genomic window containing:
- a CDS encoding glycosyltransferase WbsX family protein produces the protein MDRRDFIVGAGAVLLNAGSASGLAPRPDDDIVVAAYYFGNFHVDPRNEKAHGAGWTEWNLVKAAQPKFPGHHQPKVPVWGYGDEAAPEVFKKKIAAAKDHGVDALIFDWYWYEDGPFLNRALDEGYLKAENAQDVKFALMWANHDWIDLHPAKLDSSGDVQYHGGVSRKAFDAMCDRVVELFRHPSYLKIGGKPYFSLYEMFRFVQGMGGVSQAAASLDVLRQKAIAAGFQGVHINAVTWGVKLLPGEADVKNLPELLKQLHVDSTTSYVWIHHAQLASKLTTEYADVRQQYERYRDHAAAELGCPYFPNVTVGWDASPRTCQTDNFRVSGYPFTSVVVNNTPRDFEESLRSAKEFAMSKLPEGKRLITLNSWNEWTEGSYLEPDTQNGAAYLDAVRRVFFRS